The Knoellia sp. S7-12 region GCCATCACCACGGGGGTCGGGGAAGACCGTCCCGGTGCGGGGCGTGCGCTGCAGGGCCATATGCCATTGTGACCCCGCCCACAAGGATCCACCAGACCCGTCCCTGCCCTGCCGAAGCTCCGGGGCGTGCCCGAACTGCCCGAGGTCGAAGTTCGGCCGACGATTCGTCACTGACACGCCCTGCCCGCTCGGCGGCAGATGAGCGCCCTTGCAGTCGCCGATCACTCCGGCGCTATGACGTAGGTATCGATGTCCAGACCGCACCCCAGGCGCGTCAACCGGAGCAGCGTCCCCGGCGACAGATAGAGAGCCGGTGTGGCCACCACGGCACCCGTGGTGCCGTCAGGCTCGATGTCGAGATGTCCGTACATCTCGATCACGACATCCATCTTGAACTCGAGCCCAAACCTCCCCCGGGCCTCGTCCACCTTGGCCATCGGCTCGAAATTGTCCAAGACCTCCCGGATGAGGACTTCGGTGTCCACTTCAACTTGATCCGCCGTGCTCCACATCCACGCGCTGAACGGACGAACGCGACCGCCTTTGAGCAACTCGCCCTTTCGATGGACTGACGTCGGATCGATCCCGAGAAACTCGGTGAGGGCAACGGGGTCGAAGTCGTCGTCCTCATTGGCTGCATATGCCACGAGCTCTGCACGCTGCTGCACACGGGACGTCGAGGTCACGGTGCAAGGTTCCCACGAGCTTGGTCAACGTAGCCACCCTTGTTGTGGCTCCTCGGGCGGCAGCCTCGGGCAGTGGACCATGCTCGGCTCCGTCCTTGGCGCGGCGAATCCGGGCGTTTGTCTGTTGTGCTGCGTGGGCTGGGGCTAGCGTGCACCAGCGCTCAGACATGCTTCGGGGGCTTACCTACGGCGTCGTCTGGGGAACCTCATCAGTGGCGCCTGCGTCCTACCGACGAGTCCCTTTCAGACGGGAGTAGCGATGAGCTCGAGAGTGGTGGCGATGTGCGTCCTGCTGGCGATGGCTGTGAGCTCGTGCGGGGCAGCGGGGCCCCTGCGTCCGGATCCGGCTGCCTCTTCCAGCGGTTCCGAGCTGCCGGACCCCACGGCAGGACGCACGGGAGCAATCGAAGGTAGTGCTGCTATGTCCTGCGTGGAGGAGTACACCCTCGCGGCAGTGACGAACCGCGCGTTCGCCTTCGATGGCGTGGTCATAGACATTGGCGACTCTGTCTCCGACCAAGGTGGTGAAGGCGACCTCGGGCTTCCCGGCGTCACCTTCCGGGTATATCAATGGTTCTCCGGCGGCGAAGGCCGCACGTTCAGGGTGGACCTTCAGGCGCCAAGTGGCTCATTCGGCGTCGGCTCCCGACTCCTGGTCAGCGGGGAATCCCGTTGGGGCGAGCCCGACTTGGCCGCCGCCATTGCATGGGGATGCGGCTTCACTCGGTATTTCGACGCCAAGACGGCACACGCTTGGGAGCAGACGCTCTAGGCAACCGCGCCGTCATCGGCACTAGTGCGGAATGCGGCATGTGCAAACGTTCTCCGCGAGCCCATCGACAGAGTGGTGCAATGAACCGGTGAATCGTGTTGACCCACCGCAAGAGCATCTTCGCTGGTTGCGGCAAGCGGATGGAAGCGGATGGGCAGGCTTTGACGTCCGCGGGTGGCCTGATGCCTTGTGGCTGCTGCACGGGATGTTCGTTGATGTTGAGCTTGGACAGAGGCGTCGCCTGACGTGGAGTGAACTTGCCGGCAGGGCCGGTGGTCTCGCCCCGGCGCAGATGGACGACTTCCCGCACCCCCAGCAGTGGGGTTTCGACGCGTACAGCGATCACTTCAGCGAGCCTGTCCACGAGGGGTCGCTGGACGTTGAAAGCTGGGATGGACTTCTTGGCGTTCTACAGGACGCCGCGTGCACCGAGTGCTACGTCTTCATCTGCGAGATGCACACCGACGATTGGGCCGGCGGCGGTGAGTTCTGGACCGGTGACGTCTCGGAGCTCGCCACATGGGTGGGGCGCGGGGACGATGATTGCACGCCTATAAACATCTGGGCGGCGGACCGCTCATGGTTCGTCTACACGGATGCTGATGGGCTGGCGACCTACGTAGGTGGCAGCGAACTTCTCATCCGGCGGCTTCGCCAAGATGACCGCATCGAGATCATTTCGGCTCGGCGATCGGCCTGATCGCGGCATGACCGGATGTCTGTTGGTCAGAAGAAGTCGAGGGCGAATCGGCCCAGACGCTTCAAGGACGCGCCCAGGCTTCGGATGTAGCCGATTCCCGTGCGTTGGCCCTCACGCCATCCGCTCGCCGCAGCCGTGATCAGGGCGACGATTCCCACACCCCACGCCACGACAAGGACGGATGCCGGGTAGTCGGTGAGCCATGAAGATGCGAGGACGAGCCCTGAGGCCGCCAGAAGAACTAGCGCCAGCCCCGGGAGCACACTCACGACGAGTGGCGGCTCGCGGCTGGCGGACTCCATGACGGGAGCATAAGGCGGGCGCCCAACTAACCGGTTCGCGGCAAATGAGTGCGTTCATAGCGGGGCGTCGTGGTCTGCCCTTCAGTCAGGAAGGCAGTCCCCCGTTCCGAGCGAATCCGAACGTCGTCAAGACTCGTTCGATTGCACCGTCTACAGCTCCGTATCCGCCGATGTGCCGGTTGAGGCCCGGTAGATCGGTCCGCACTAGAAGGCGGGCGTGCGGCGGGACGCGAGGGATCATGACGTCCATCACGACGTCAAGCAGGCCGGGACAGCCACGAGTGGGAACTGGGCTTCCCGTTCGAGCAGTGCCATGAGCTGCATCAGGACGAAGCCTGCTCGCCAGCTGTAGGGCTCCAGCCTTCGAACCGAGTGTGACGCAGATCACACTGGGATGCGTACGGGTGGGTTCGCCTGCGGCGTTTTAGTAGACAGGAGGTGATCCACGTGAGCGACGCTGACGATTTTGACGGGTTTGTACACCGAAGCTTGCCCGCCTTATCCCGGGCTGCGTATGGGTTGACGTCCGACAGGCATCGTGCGGAGGACCTTGTACAAGAAACGCACATTCGCGTTGCTCGCCACTGGCAGCGTTTGATGCGTGATGGCGATGACCCTCTGCCGTATGCGCGCAAAATCCTGTATCGCATGTGGCTGGACTCCCTCCGTTGGCGCCGGCGGCATCCGGAACGGATAGGTGAGTGCCAGATGAGCGCACCCACGACGACTGGCAAGGTCAAACCGACCGCATAGCTCTGCACGAGAGCCTCACGAGACTCCCGCATCTTCAGCGTGCGGTGTTGGTGCTGCGCTACTTGGACGGTCAGTCCGAGATGGAAACGGCTCGAATTCTCGGATGCACGCTAGCAACCGTGCAGTCGAAGAACCGCATAGCGCTCAAAACCCTTCGCCTTACTTACCACGCGGAAAACGCCTCAGATTCAATTGGAAGGATGCCGTCATGATCCCCTCTATCAAGTCGCAGCTCGAAGAGATGTCAGAGGAAATGCAGATGAGTCGAACCGACGACTACTCTCAGCGGGTTTGGAACGCAGGCCAGAGGCAACGCAAAGTCCGTCATGTCCTGGGCGGACTTGCGGCAGCGTCCACTACCGTTGCCCTTGTCGTGCTAGGCGCTTCTCTATTCCCATTGCCCGACCCCGGCA contains the following coding sequences:
- a CDS encoding sigma factor-like helix-turn-helix DNA-binding protein, with translation MPDERTHDDWQGQTDRIALHESLTRLPHLQRAVLVLRYLDGQSEMETARILGCTLATVQSKNRIALKTLRLTYHAENASDSIGRMPS
- a CDS encoding DUF4279 domain-containing protein, which produces MTSTSRVQQRAELVAYAANEDDDFDPVALTEFLGIDPTSVHRKGELLKGGRVRPFSAWMWSTADQVEVDTEVLIREVLDNFEPMAKVDEARGRFGLEFKMDVVIEMYGHLDIEPDGTTGAVVATPALYLSPGTLLRLTRLGCGLDIDTYVIAPE
- a CDS encoding sigma factor, producing the protein MSDADDFDGFVHRSLPALSRAAYGLTSDRHRAEDLVQETHIRVARHWQRLMRDGDDPLPYARKILYRMWLDSLRWRRRHPERIGECQMSAPTTTGKVKPTA